GGGACGCTTGGGTCCCTTGCCGCGCGGCTTGCGGTCCGCGCTGTTGCTTTGCTGGGTCATTGGATTCCTCTGGGACCTGCTTAAAAGGGCAGATCCTCTTCCTCAGGTGGGAAGTCGTCGAGACCTTGGTCAATATCTAACCCGCCCGAACGGTTCCCCATGGTCGCCGCCCGGCTGGGGCTGGAGCCGCCAGACTGGGGACGCGCCGCACTGCTCGTGGTCTGACGAGGTGCTGCGGGGGAGGCTGCGTAGCCAGCTTGGCCAGCGGTCGCGCCTCGGGACAGGGCTTCGACTCTCGTCGCTTCTACTTTGGTGCTGTTGCGCTTGTTACCGTCGCGGTCGGTCCACGCCTCGTTGACGAGTCGTCCCTGCACCAGCACGGGGTCACCTTTTTTAAGGTCCTTCATGCTCTCGGCCAGGTCACGCCACAGGGTCACGTCGATCCAGTGGGTTTTTTCCTGGCGCTGGCCCTGGCGGTCGTTCCAGGTCTCGTTCACGGCCAGGCCGATCCCGAGCACGGCGTCTCCGGCGGGGGTGTAACGCAGTTCGGGGTCACGCGTAACGTTTCCGATCAGGACCACCTCGTTCATGCCGCGGCCCATGCGTACGCCGCCTCCGGCGTCCTGCACGAGTTCGGGCTGGGTGCCGAGCTGTTCCATGCGCAGCGCCTTGACGCGCACCATGCTGCGTTTGCCGCCTTCCGGCGCTTCCCACTGGCTGTATTCCAGGCTGCCTTCAACCAGCACGGCGTCTCCGCCTTTCAGGTTACGCTCGGCCTGCCACTCGGCGGGTTTGCCCAGAATGGACACGCGGTGGTACCAGGGGAGTTTGCGCTCGCGGCCGTCGTTGCCGACCAGATGATCTTCACCGGCGACGGTGGCTTCGAACACGGCAGTACCGCTGGGGGTGTAGCGCAGTTCAGGATCGCGGGCGAGTGCGCCAATCAGAAAGACGTGGTTCATGCCTCTGGCCATACTGGGTTCTCCTTTGCTGCTGGCTGAGCCGGGCTACCGGACTCG
The window above is part of the Deinococcus malanensis genome. Proteins encoded here:
- a CDS encoding single-stranded DNA-binding protein; amino-acid sequence: MARGMNHVFLIGALARDPELRYTPSGTAVFEATVAGEDHLVGNDGRERKLPWYHRVSILGKPAEWQAERNLKGGDAVLVEGSLEYSQWEAPEGGKRSMVRVKALRMEQLGTQPELVQDAGGGVRMGRGMNEVVLIGNVTRDPELRYTPAGDAVLGIGLAVNETWNDRQGQRQEKTHWIDVTLWRDLAESMKDLKKGDPVLVQGRLVNEAWTDRDGNKRNSTKVEATRVEALSRGATAGQAGYAASPAAPRQTTSSAARPQSGGSSPSRAATMGNRSGGLDIDQGLDDFPPEEEDLPF